From the genome of Nitrospirota bacterium, one region includes:
- a CDS encoding response regulator codes for MAGYSFLVVEDSPTMRQLVSFSLKRIKGAKIVEATDGVDALKKLSEQPFHLIVADINMPLMDGLKLLSIVRKEPAYNQIPVIIVTTEGADADREKGLQLGANAYIPKPIQTNALLKTVRELLKIEE; via the coding sequence ATGGCTGGCTACTCATTTCTGGTTGTCGAGGATTCGCCGACGATGCGGCAGCTGGTCTCGTTCAGCCTGAAACGGATCAAGGGGGCGAAGATCGTCGAGGCCACGGACGGGGTCGATGCGCTGAAGAAGCTGTCGGAACAGCCCTTTCACCTCATCGTGGCGGACATCAACATGCCGTTGATGGACGGCCTCAAGCTTCTGAGCATCGTTAGGAAGGAACCCGCGTATAACCAAATTCCCGTCATCATCGTCACCACCGAAGGGGCCGACGCGGACCGCGAAAAAGGTCTGCAACTCGGCGCGAATGCATACATTCCCAAGCCGATTCAAACGAACGCGCTGCTCAAAACCGTTCGGGAGCTGTTGAAGATCGAGGAATGA
- a CDS encoding GAF domain-containing protein — protein MEKDKEPEIFRRADEFLGVFHKGIEFTNDLLKENERLRFALAQLTEQLKAAQKGSPSTELSRLRQQLEELTAEREALLNRYKLVEEENKDFASRYVEVEEENNNLANLYVASYQLHSTMDLKEVLRIVSEIILNLIGSDHFAILIRDDEEPVLNVVAAETMDPKVKKIAIGQGTIGRVAQTGDVFVQPDLEHAKVGSPDHPIVCIPLKIHGSMIGVIAIFDLFEQKKKRLTRVDHELFSMMAGHAATAIFSAMLYTRSQRSLSTIKGFLGLMKNKAA, from the coding sequence ATGGAGAAGGACAAAGAGCCCGAGATCTTTCGTCGAGCGGATGAATTCCTGGGGGTCTTTCACAAAGGCATCGAGTTTACGAACGACCTGTTGAAGGAAAACGAGCGACTCCGGTTCGCGTTGGCACAGCTGACGGAGCAGCTCAAGGCCGCCCAAAAGGGCTCGCCGTCGACCGAGCTTTCCCGGTTGCGGCAGCAGCTCGAGGAACTGACCGCCGAACGAGAAGCCCTGCTGAACCGGTACAAGCTGGTGGAGGAGGAGAACAAGGATTTCGCCAGTCGATACGTGGAGGTCGAGGAAGAGAACAACAACTTGGCCAACTTGTACGTCGCCAGTTATCAACTGCACTCCACGATGGACCTCAAAGAGGTGTTGCGGATCGTCAGTGAGATCATTCTCAACCTGATTGGATCCGACCACTTTGCCATTCTGATCCGAGACGACGAGGAACCGGTGCTCAACGTCGTCGCCGCGGAGACGATGGACCCCAAGGTGAAGAAAATTGCGATCGGCCAGGGCACCATCGGCCGCGTCGCCCAGACCGGCGATGTCTTCGTGCAGCCCGACTTGGAGCACGCGAAGGTCGGTTCGCCGGATCATCCCATCGTGTGCATTCCGTTGAAGATACACGGCAGCATGATCGGCGTGATCGCCATCTTCGACCTGTTCGAACAGAAAAAGAAGCGGTTGACGCGGGTGGACCACGAGTTGTTTTCGATGATGGCGGGGCACGCGGCGACCGCGATCTTCAGCGCCATGCTCTACACGAGGTCCCAGCGCTCACTCTCGACCATCAAGGGTTTTCTTGGCCTGATGAAAAACAAGGCGGCCTGA
- the cheB gene encoding chemotaxis-specific protein-glutamate methyltransferase CheB, whose product MQQPEASAATRVVVVDDSAFYRQALVMMLKEIPGVEVVGTATDGLEAIQAVTKYRPTLITLDLEMPRMDGFGFLRWLMRTAPTPVLVISAASAASNVFQALDLGAADFLAKPTHLASWEILKVRQDLQTKISAIVAASPVRLCERAAKAAALRMSEPAPIKPAAGPLERLKLVAIGSSTGGPAALQNIAAALPRDLPCTVAVSQHMPAGFTASFAERLNRMSAWEVMEASSGRWCQAGQLLICPGGQHLSFARQGDRVKMVLDRADDQDRYIPSVDRMMVSAADVFGADLVGVILTGMGHDGRLGMAKIKQRGGFTIAESEETAVVFGMPHEAILEGVVDVVAPLHGIVDQIVRHVTAGVRR is encoded by the coding sequence GTGCAGCAGCCTGAGGCGAGCGCGGCGACGCGGGTCGTGGTGGTGGACGACTCGGCATTTTATCGTCAAGCGCTGGTGATGATGCTCAAGGAGATTCCCGGCGTCGAGGTCGTCGGGACCGCGACCGACGGATTGGAAGCCATCCAGGCGGTCACCAAGTACCGGCCCACGCTGATCACCCTGGACCTGGAGATGCCGAGGATGGACGGCTTCGGGTTCCTCCGGTGGCTGATGCGGACCGCGCCCACTCCGGTGCTGGTGATCAGCGCGGCGTCCGCCGCCAGCAACGTGTTTCAGGCCCTTGATTTGGGAGCCGCCGACTTCCTGGCCAAGCCGACCCATCTCGCGTCGTGGGAAATTCTCAAGGTTCGGCAAGATCTTCAGACCAAGATCAGCGCGATCGTCGCGGCGTCGCCGGTCCGGCTCTGTGAGCGTGCCGCCAAAGCCGCGGCGTTGCGCATGAGTGAACCGGCCCCGATCAAACCCGCTGCAGGCCCGCTGGAGCGGTTGAAACTCGTTGCGATCGGCTCGTCCACCGGCGGGCCGGCCGCGCTTCAGAACATCGCCGCGGCGTTGCCTCGCGATCTGCCCTGTACGGTCGCCGTGTCCCAGCACATGCCGGCCGGATTCACCGCGTCGTTTGCGGAACGCCTGAACCGTATGTCGGCCTGGGAGGTCATGGAGGCGAGTTCCGGCCGGTGGTGCCAGGCCGGCCAGCTCTTGATCTGCCCGGGCGGACAGCATCTGTCGTTCGCGCGACAGGGCGATCGCGTCAAAATGGTGCTCGATCGCGCGGACGACCAAGACCGCTATATCCCGTCGGTCGACCGGATGATGGTGTCGGCCGCCGACGTGTTCGGGGCGGATCTGGTCGGGGTGATTCTGACGGGGATGGGGCACGACGGGCGTCTCGGGATGGCCAAGATCAAACAACGGGGCGGGTTCACGATTGCGGAGTCCGAGGAAACCGCCGTGGTATTTGGTATGCCGCATGAGGCCATTCTCGAGGGGGTGGTCGACGTGGTTGCGCCGCTTCACGGGATCGTCGACCAAATTGTCAGGCACGTGACGGCGGGCGTTCGCCGATAA
- a CDS encoding protein-glutamate O-methyltransferase CheR — MISIEQPTIPLNPDVFKLLRDMLYEHCGVWLDEQSKFFVEGRLQETLRRHRFGSFKDLYYFLKYDARRAEEFATVIDLLTIHETYFFREDHQLHALYREILPELMKRRQDRTLRIWSAGCSTGEEVYSVAMLLASQPGYGDWRVEISGSDISQRVLEVARRGVYPASAFRTTPPDVRKRFFHQEGEGFRVDDSIKRMVNFFSFNLADVDRAAVLPKMDVILCRNVIIYFDSAVKKRVVEMFSNRLRPGGYLLLGHSESLMSISTAFSLRHLRHDIVYQKEEGISAAA; from the coding sequence GTGATCTCCATCGAGCAGCCCACCATCCCGCTCAACCCGGACGTCTTCAAACTGCTGCGCGACATGCTCTACGAGCACTGCGGCGTATGGCTCGACGAGCAGTCGAAGTTCTTTGTGGAAGGGCGTCTCCAAGAGACCCTGCGCCGACACCGGTTCGGCAGCTTCAAGGATTTGTATTATTTCCTGAAGTATGACGCGCGTCGAGCCGAGGAGTTCGCGACGGTGATCGATCTCTTGACGATCCACGAGACCTATTTTTTCCGCGAAGACCACCAGCTTCACGCCCTGTACCGCGAGATTCTCCCGGAGTTGATGAAGCGGCGCCAGGATCGCACGCTCCGGATCTGGAGCGCAGGGTGTTCGACCGGCGAAGAAGTGTATTCGGTGGCGATGTTGCTCGCCAGCCAGCCGGGGTATGGCGACTGGCGGGTGGAGATTTCCGGCAGCGACATCAGTCAGCGCGTGTTGGAGGTGGCGCGGCGCGGGGTCTATCCGGCCTCGGCGTTTCGGACGACTCCGCCCGACGTCCGGAAGCGGTTTTTCCACCAGGAGGGAGAGGGATTTCGGGTCGATGACTCCATCAAGCGCATGGTCAACTTCTTCTCGTTCAACCTCGCCGACGTTGATCGGGCCGCCGTGCTGCCCAAAATGGACGTGATTCTCTGTCGGAACGTGATCATCTATTTCGACTCCGCGGTTAAGAAGCGCGTGGTCGAGATGTTCTCCAACCGGCTGCGGCCGGGTGGGTATCTGCTGCTGGGGCACTCCGAATCGTTGATGAGTATCAGCACTGCGTTCAGCCTCCGGCACCTGCGCCACGACATCGTCTACCAGAAGGAGGAGGGGATCAGTGCAGCAGCCTGA
- a CDS encoding HEAT repeat domain-containing protein, with translation MADRPKLTLDAAMSRLKTAEVEDRLATVADVVGHGPAAFPCLFVALGDSEWRVRKSAVEAIVGLGWRAETEQGLLASLASPENAALRNSAAEVFVRFGSRAVPSLMEALGGSDPDVKKFLVDILGDVGDRRATMALVGLLRQPDENVAMAAIEALGKLHDSRAVDPLGEMLRQDRPLLQFSAIKALQELGDGRAVEPLIACLGRKTLERAALEALGRIGDLRVLNPLAQVLRLSTAKVRHIAVRALIDLYNRMPPDAKTSIIRRIHEIYDKSVSHYVRECLSSADPVVKRNAMTLVGWMADVQAIQALVDAYDETSKEEVITALIQMQREAVPKLLEIAARAPEGLREGLARALGEIGDRKAVHGLVQLAADANGHVRQASAVALGQLADPMGVRALLQLLEDEYPNVQEAAYRALTRLKSPALIKRLLELLEAPKAGLRCYAAKLLGLFQVPEAQHRLTLDLKDPDPTVRRTALAALESLGGDVASVFHVALSDEDPTVRLETVRILAKRRDRAIDELLRPLLHDADMWIRAEVIRLFGERGDEGIAETLLLLVNDPVGMIQIAVCEALGKLKARVAKPALVGLLSSSDADVKQAAIAAIGEIGGDDVAARLIAMLDDPHWGVRAAAAVALGRARVAHALPRLRDLAERDADQLVRESAHFAIDQLAVILDQAS, from the coding sequence GTGGCGGACCGTCCGAAACTGACACTTGACGCAGCCATGAGTCGGTTGAAAACCGCGGAGGTCGAAGACCGCTTGGCGACCGTGGCTGACGTGGTCGGCCACGGTCCCGCGGCGTTTCCCTGTCTGTTCGTCGCGCTCGGAGACTCGGAATGGCGCGTCCGCAAGAGCGCCGTAGAGGCGATCGTCGGGTTGGGGTGGCGGGCGGAAACCGAGCAAGGCTTGCTGGCCTCGTTGGCGTCACCGGAAAACGCCGCGCTTCGGAATTCGGCCGCGGAGGTATTCGTGCGGTTCGGATCGCGCGCAGTCCCCTCGCTGATGGAAGCGCTGGGCGGGTCCGACCCCGACGTGAAGAAGTTTCTGGTCGACATCCTCGGCGACGTCGGTGATCGGCGGGCGACGATGGCGTTGGTGGGGCTCCTGCGGCAACCGGACGAGAACGTGGCGATGGCCGCGATCGAAGCGTTGGGCAAGCTCCACGACTCCCGCGCGGTGGATCCGCTTGGTGAGATGTTGCGCCAGGATCGGCCCCTCCTCCAGTTCTCCGCAATCAAAGCGCTGCAGGAACTCGGCGACGGCCGGGCGGTGGAACCCCTCATTGCGTGCTTGGGGCGAAAGACTCTCGAACGGGCCGCGTTGGAGGCGCTGGGTCGGATCGGCGACCTGCGGGTGCTCAACCCCCTCGCGCAGGTCCTCCGCCTCTCCACCGCCAAGGTGCGTCACATCGCGGTCCGTGCGTTGATCGATTTGTACAATCGGATGCCGCCGGACGCGAAAACGTCGATCATCCGACGGATTCACGAAATCTACGACAAATCCGTGAGCCACTACGTCCGGGAGTGTTTGTCGAGCGCCGACCCGGTCGTGAAGCGCAACGCGATGACGTTGGTGGGGTGGATGGCGGACGTCCAGGCCATCCAAGCCCTCGTGGACGCGTACGACGAGACCTCCAAGGAAGAAGTGATCACCGCGCTGATCCAAATGCAACGGGAAGCGGTCCCCAAGCTGCTCGAGATCGCGGCGCGAGCGCCCGAAGGGCTCCGTGAAGGCCTCGCCCGTGCCCTCGGCGAGATCGGGGATCGAAAAGCCGTGCACGGGCTGGTCCAGCTCGCCGCGGATGCCAACGGCCACGTCCGACAGGCGTCAGCCGTCGCGCTCGGCCAGCTCGCCGACCCGATGGGCGTTCGGGCCCTCCTCCAGTTGCTGGAGGATGAATACCCCAACGTCCAGGAGGCCGCGTATCGCGCGTTGACGAGGCTCAAAAGCCCCGCGCTGATCAAGCGACTGCTGGAGCTGCTGGAAGCCCCCAAGGCCGGGCTGCGCTGCTACGCGGCCAAATTGCTCGGACTGTTCCAGGTGCCGGAAGCGCAACATCGCTTGACGCTGGATCTCAAAGATCCGGATCCGACGGTGCGTCGTACCGCGCTGGCCGCCCTGGAGTCCCTCGGCGGGGACGTGGCCAGCGTGTTTCACGTCGCGTTGAGCGACGAAGATCCCACGGTTCGTCTGGAGACCGTCCGCATCTTGGCCAAGCGTCGGGATCGAGCGATCGACGAGTTGCTCAGACCCCTGCTTCACGATGCCGACATGTGGATCCGCGCGGAGGTCATTCGGCTCTTTGGCGAGCGAGGAGATGAGGGGATCGCCGAGACCTTGCTCCTGTTGGTCAACGACCCCGTGGGGATGATCCAAATTGCGGTCTGCGAAGCCCTCGGCAAGCTGAAGGCCCGGGTCGCCAAACCCGCGCTGGTCGGCCTGCTGTCCTCGAGCGATGCCGACGTCAAACAAGCGGCGATCGCGGCGATCGGAGAGATCGGGGGTGACGACGTGGCCGCTCGGTTGATCGCGATGTTGGACGATCCGCACTGGGGTGTGCGCGCCGCGGCGGCGGTGGCGCTCGGGCGGGCGCGGGTCGCGCATGCGCTGCCGCGGTTGCGTGACTTGGCGGAGCGGGACGCCGACCAGTTGGTGCGCGAGTCCGCTCACTTCGCCATCGATCAACTCGCCGTCATATTGGATCAGGCTTCGTAA
- a CDS encoding response regulator, which translates to MNIVCAKCGAGVAFELPSLVNHTVIQCAACHSGLKVTIEAFEVSVTPPSQQAAATPTTPQRVMVAVQGEATRELIRDLLVAAGFDVVELNSGSEALAKVSDVRPALVLVDVGLSDMPGFQVCESVRGDAVNAGVKMILVAAIHNKDRYRRPPDNLFGADDYIERHQIESQLVDKVKQLCGDGTPAGGATGDLSPAIEPAPTRSGTPSLEQVTPPASPPKGEPPVTAAVIPEPPPPVARESAPPAPSSVRPAPAPSAPPPVEKRTPVAAPAGKEAATAASPTPPSPAPNPAQEAALRLARIIVSDIALYNAKKVDEGILNGTFFDLLRAEIEEGRKLYEERKGPDLATTVDLFQQTLEQFVSTRRELLKRNRPAAA; encoded by the coding sequence ATGAACATCGTGTGCGCAAAGTGCGGAGCGGGCGTTGCGTTCGAGCTGCCCTCGCTGGTCAACCATACCGTGATACAGTGCGCGGCGTGTCACAGCGGGTTGAAGGTGACGATCGAGGCGTTTGAGGTGTCTGTCACCCCGCCGTCTCAGCAGGCCGCCGCGACGCCGACCACGCCCCAGCGGGTAATGGTGGCGGTTCAAGGCGAGGCCACGCGAGAGTTGATCCGGGATCTTCTGGTTGCGGCGGGTTTTGACGTCGTCGAGTTGAACAGCGGATCGGAGGCGCTGGCCAAAGTGAGCGACGTGCGTCCGGCGCTGGTGTTGGTGGACGTGGGGTTGTCCGACATGCCCGGGTTCCAGGTGTGCGAATCGGTTCGCGGCGACGCGGTGAACGCGGGAGTGAAGATGATTCTGGTCGCTGCGATCCACAACAAGGATCGGTACCGTCGACCTCCGGACAACCTGTTCGGAGCCGACGATTACATCGAGCGGCACCAGATCGAAAGTCAACTGGTGGACAAGGTCAAACAACTATGCGGTGACGGGACCCCGGCAGGCGGGGCGACCGGTGACCTCTCGCCGGCGATAGAGCCGGCACCGACTCGGAGCGGGACCCCTTCCCTGGAGCAGGTCACGCCCCCGGCATCGCCGCCGAAGGGGGAGCCGCCGGTCACAGCGGCGGTTATTCCGGAACCGCCTCCACCCGTGGCCCGGGAGTCGGCACCGCCCGCGCCCTCGTCGGTTCGGCCCGCTCCGGCTCCGTCGGCGCCTCCTCCCGTGGAGAAGCGGACTCCGGTCGCGGCTCCGGCAGGCAAGGAGGCCGCAACGGCGGCATCGCCGACGCCACCTTCGCCTGCCCCCAACCCCGCGCAGGAGGCGGCGCTTCGCCTGGCGCGGATCATCGTCTCTGACATCGCGCTGTACAACGCGAAAAAGGTCGACGAGGGCATACTGAACGGCACGTTTTTCGATTTACTCCGCGCCGAGATCGAAGAAGGCAGAAAGCTGTACGAAGAACGCAAGGGGCCGGACCTCGCGACGACGGTCGATCTGTTCCAGCAGACGCTCGAACAATTCGTGTCGACGCGGCGAGAACTGCTCAAACGAAACCGTCCGGCAGCCGCGTAA